In Saccharolobus solfataricus, a genomic segment contains:
- a CDS encoding SPFH domain-containing protein, producing MSLTIRGQVISTEKEDGSSFMTADAIIFKYPKEAITSKSLIIVQPTERAIVLIQGQIVADLPPGSHNIQTPGNPVSAFLSKFRYNTLPYDTVVYFISTTRHEVRVAGVSQTDDLVPLEYETAIYFRVQNPAALVTNVQFGSLYFKDADLAHYISPIVDQEVSSVLNRVNLTDVFKKFSEISTAVTAALKQFLAEIGVDLISVRITRLLPQDPELRRIIQLRDMGIPLMDAVRMGLARILAEQQNAAAVNMAIGVPYYPNLSTIVNLPDGLIRVGIGRRGQQQSGGAQQ from the coding sequence ATGTCTTTAACCATTAGAGGTCAAGTTATTTCGACAGAAAAAGAAGATGGATCGAGTTTTATGACAGCTGATGCTATAATTTTCAAATACCCAAAGGAGGCAATTACTTCGAAATCACTTATAATAGTACAACCCACAGAGAGAGCCATAGTTTTAATACAAGGACAAATTGTTGCAGATTTACCTCCCGGTAGTCATAATATTCAAACTCCAGGGAATCCGGTTTCAGCTTTTCTATCTAAGTTTAGGTATAACACGTTACCATATGATACTGTAGTTTATTTCATCTCGACCACCAGACATGAGGTTAGAGTAGCGGGTGTTAGCCAGACAGATGACCTAGTACCCTTAGAGTATGAGACCGCAATATACTTTAGAGTTCAAAACCCTGCAGCCTTAGTCACAAATGTCCAGTTCGGTTCCCTATATTTCAAAGACGCAGATCTAGCTCATTATATTTCACCAATTGTAGATCAAGAAGTTAGTTCAGTACTTAATCGTGTAAATCTAACTGATGTTTTCAAGAAGTTCTCTGAAATTTCTACTGCAGTTACGGCAGCGTTAAAGCAATTCCTAGCAGAAATAGGTGTAGACCTAATATCTGTAAGAATAACTAGACTTCTGCCTCAAGATCCAGAGCTGAGAAGAATAATACAATTAAGGGATATGGGAATACCATTAATGGATGCAGTTCGAATGGGTTTGGCTAGAATATTAGCTGAACAGCAGAACGCAGCAGCAGTCAATATGGCAATCGGAGTGCCGTATTATCCAAACCTATCAACAATAGTTAATCTACCAGATGGCCTAATAAGAGTAGGTATAGGTAGAAGGGGGCAACAACAGAGTGGTGGAGCACAACAGTAG